Proteins co-encoded in one Panicum hallii strain FIL2 unplaced genomic scaffold, PHallii_v3.1 scaffold_81, whole genome shotgun sequence genomic window:
- the LOC112878614 gene encoding proline-rich receptor-like protein kinase PERK2, which yields MAPPSSSPSPPQQSPGTVQRRQLGRGGAGSAQRQHDGGRALPPRPTLAQRPTCTPSSDRPALPARTHWPHARVRPPALPGLTPQATCSARPHVEIRRPPWRPAEIRHPPRSTRPPAKLGLPARNATPTDPPPASALGSRGPLTRTLPARRLNTARRCVGVGNFGERFEMAKFNFCSGIML from the coding sequence AtggcgccgccgtcgtcgtcacCGTCGCCGCCACAGCAGTCTCCTGGAACCGTCCAGCGCCGTCAGCTGGGGAGAGGGGGAGCCGGCTCCGCCCAGAGGCAGCATGACGGCGGCCGTGCTCTACCACCCCGACCGACGCTCGCCCAGAGGCCCACCTGCACGCCGAGCTCAGACCGCCCTGCTCTGCCTGCCCGCACGCACTGGCCTCACGCCCGGGTCCGCCCACCCGCACTCCCTGGCCTCACACCACAGGCCACCTgctccgcccgcccgcacgtcgagatccgccgcccgccctggcGTCCCGCCGAGATCCGCCACCCGCCGCGCTCCACCAGGCCGCCCGCCAAGCTCGGCCTGCCTGCCCGCAATGCTACACCGACCGACCCACCGCCGGCATCCGCGCTCGGTAGCCGCGGTCCGCTCACCCGGAcgctgcccgcccgccgcctgAACACCGCCCGCCGCTGTGTGGGAGTGGGGAATTTTGGGGAACGATTCGAAATGGCCAAGTTCAACTTCTGTTCAGGGATCATGTTATAA